CAGCGAAACCCCGCGTGAACTGGCATTCTGTTCTCATGCCATTCTTACCCCGAACGTTCCGTTCATTATCGCTGACGCCCGGGAAGATGAACGCTTTCACGATAACCCCTTAACAACTGGTGAGCCGCATGTTATTTTTTACGCGGGGATTCCACTGATTACTCCCGAAGGGTATCCCCTAGGCTCTTTGTGCGTCATTGACGAAAAGCCCAAGCAACTCAGTGAAGATCAGCTGCAAGCCCTCAAAGACCTATCCTATCAGGTAGTCATGCTGCTCGAACTTCGCCGCAAGCACTTTCAGGCCGAACGGGCCCGGGCCGAAGCCGAAGACGCCCGTCAGGCCAAAGCCCGTTTCCTCTCCACCATGAGCCACGAAATCCGTAATGCCCTCAGCCCCATCATCGGCTCAGTGGGT
The genomic region above belongs to Siphonobacter curvatus and contains:
- a CDS encoding GAF domain-containing protein, yielding MIEPAIPNNESERLAALEEYKIMDSLPEMAYDAITRLASEICGTPISLITLLDQSRQWFKSKQGLQVSETPRELAFCSHAILTPNVPFIIADAREDERFHDNPLTTGEPHVIFYAGIPLITPEGYPLGSLCVIDEKPKQLSEDQLQALKDLSYQVVMLLELRRKHFQAERARAEAEDARQAKARFLSTMSHEIRNALSPIIGSVG